A single uncultured Acetobacterium sp. DNA region contains:
- a CDS encoding alpha-ketoacid dehydrogenase subunit beta, which produces MRELTYGQGIKEGMRIKMLENPDVFIFGEDVGIFGGCFGVTSGLVEEFGEKRVRDTPISEGAIIGAAVGAAAVGLRPIPELMFVDFSTVGMDQLVNQAAKMRYMFGGKLKLPMVVRLPSGGGVAAAAQHSQSLEAWFTHVPGLKVVYPSNPQDAIGLMLTAIDDDNPVIYLENKTLYAMPGQVEDEVKPIPFGKANIKKEGNDVTIITYGKQVYDALKAAEILEKDGIDVEVIDLRSLYPLDKEAIFESVKKTHKVVIVSEEAKRGSYAGEVAAIIADECFYECDAPIKRVCALNTPIPFSGILEEYVLPNAVDVVQAVKSLF; this is translated from the coding sequence ATGAGAGAGCTTACTTACGGTCAAGGAATCAAAGAAGGCATGCGTATAAAAATGTTAGAAAACCCTGATGTATTCATTTTTGGCGAAGATGTTGGGATTTTCGGCGGTTGTTTTGGGGTAACCTCAGGACTCGTTGAAGAGTTTGGCGAAAAAAGAGTACGCGATACCCCAATTTCAGAAGGTGCAATCATCGGAGCCGCCGTTGGTGCGGCAGCCGTCGGATTACGACCGATACCAGAGCTGATGTTTGTCGATTTTTCAACCGTTGGGATGGATCAGTTAGTCAATCAGGCCGCTAAAATGCGGTACATGTTCGGCGGCAAACTAAAACTTCCGATGGTCGTTCGTTTACCTTCCGGCGGTGGCGTCGCAGCAGCTGCCCAGCATTCCCAATCCCTGGAAGCCTGGTTTACCCATGTGCCGGGCCTCAAGGTTGTTTATCCGTCAAATCCACAGGATGCTATCGGCTTGATGCTCACGGCTATTGATGACGATAATCCGGTTATCTATCTGGAAAACAAAACCCTGTATGCAATGCCGGGACAGGTCGAAGATGAGGTTAAACCGATTCCCTTTGGCAAAGCCAATATTAAAAAAGAGGGCAATGATGTGACCATCATTACTTATGGAAAACAGGTTTATGATGCCCTTAAAGCAGCGGAAATTCTGGAAAAAGACGGTATTGATGTGGAAGTGATTGATTTAAGATCACTTTATCCGTTGGATAAAGAAGCTATTTTTGAATCAGTCAAGAAAACCCATAAGGTGGTTATCGTCTCCGAAGAAGCAAAAAGAGGCAGTTATGCCGGTGAAGTGGCAGCAATCATTGCTGATGAATGTTTCTACGAATGTGATGCACCCATCAAACGAGTTTGTGCACTCAATACCCCAATCCCATTTAGTGGCATTCTGGAAGAATATGTATTGCCGAATGCAGTCGATGTAGTTCAGGCAGTTAAATCATTATTTTAA
- a CDS encoding thiamine pyrophosphate-dependent dehydrogenase E1 component subunit alpha, translating to MLKISNENIIEMYEKMVKIRKFENRAMNLFAEGQVGGFVHLYIGEEAVATGACASLREDDYITSTHRGHGHIIAKGGDLKYMMAELFGKETGYCKGKGGSMHIADATKGILGANGIVGAGHNIATGAGLGIQYKGTDQVCACFFGDASTNQSTFHEGLNLASTWKLPVVFICENNGYGISVSQARHQNITDISQRAVSYNIPGITVDGNDVFAVFEAVQEAVARARKGQGPTLIECKTYRWRGHFEGDPTVYRPEGELEQWKKKDPIPRAEKYILEHNIMTQQEMDKLNEKIDAMVEEAVDFALASKFPDVSSAVEDVYTDIVEEGRSR from the coding sequence ATTTTGAAAATTTCAAACGAAAATATCATTGAAATGTATGAAAAAATGGTAAAAATCAGGAAGTTCGAGAATAGAGCCATGAATCTTTTTGCTGAAGGTCAGGTTGGCGGGTTTGTTCATCTTTATATCGGTGAAGAAGCCGTTGCAACCGGAGCCTGTGCAAGCTTACGTGAGGATGACTACATCACCAGTACCCATCGTGGCCATGGCCATATTATCGCCAAAGGTGGCGATCTAAAATATATGATGGCCGAACTGTTTGGTAAAGAAACCGGCTACTGTAAAGGTAAAGGCGGGTCCATGCATATTGCCGATGCAACCAAAGGAATCCTTGGGGCCAATGGGATTGTTGGCGCCGGCCATAATATTGCTACTGGTGCCGGGCTGGGAATCCAATACAAAGGCACCGATCAGGTTTGTGCCTGCTTCTTTGGTGATGCATCCACCAACCAAAGTACCTTCCATGAAGGCTTGAACCTTGCCAGTACCTGGAAACTGCCAGTTGTTTTTATTTGTGAAAACAATGGCTATGGCATATCAGTCAGTCAGGCCAGACACCAGAATATCACCGATATCTCCCAGCGGGCGGTGTCTTATAATATTCCTGGAATTACCGTCGATGGTAATGATGTGTTTGCCGTTTTTGAAGCCGTTCAGGAAGCTGTCGCCAGAGCCCGTAAAGGTCAGGGACCAACGCTGATCGAATGTAAAACCTACCGCTGGCGCGGTCATTTTGAGGGGGATCCAACGGTTTACCGACCAGAAGGTGAACTGGAACAATGGAAGAAAAAAGATCCGATTCCCAGAGCTGAAAAGTACATCCTTGAACATAATATCATGACGCAACAAGAAATGGATAAACTCAATGAGAAAATTGATGCAATGGTTGAAGAAGCTGTTGATTTCGCACTGGCAAGTAAATTCCCAGATGTATCATCCGCGGTTGAAGATGTCTATACCGATATAGTAGAGGAGGGACGATCAAGATGA
- a CDS encoding Lin0512 family protein translates to MTIIKKFIIEFGMGMDFHGQNVNVAAGKAIKDAISRSCLIGLNEIYSLTEENINERMMIEAIIGVSRPEELNTEELKKLFPVGKVTIKAKKGGLTTAGLFFPGFGDTDDTIEAAIVCVTVSV, encoded by the coding sequence GTGACCATTATAAAAAAGTTCATTATTGAATTCGGAATGGGAATGGATTTTCATGGGCAGAACGTTAATGTTGCGGCCGGAAAAGCAATCAAAGATGCAATTTCCAGGAGCTGTCTGATCGGATTAAATGAAATCTATAGTTTAACCGAAGAGAATATCAATGAAAGAATGATGATTGAGGCAATCATCGGGGTTTCCAGACCAGAAGAACTAAATACCGAGGAATTGAAAAAACTCTTTCCGGTGGGAAAAGTGACCATCAAAGCAAAGAAAGGAGGCTTAACAACAGCTGGTCTATTCTTTCCTGGTTTTGGCGATACCGATGATACGATCGAGGCAGCCATTGTATGTGTAACGGTGAGTGTATAA
- a CDS encoding DUF6506 family protein, whose protein sequence is MALKAAFIFIAPNADPAIHRATVETEQVTLISVGVSSYESAVDAVLKLVAEGVGAFELCGGFGHRGTAMISEAVKGKAVVGVVRFDIHPGLGNKSGDEIF, encoded by the coding sequence ATGGCATTAAAAGCAGCATTTATTTTTATTGCCCCAAATGCGGATCCGGCCATTCACCGTGCAACGGTTGAAACTGAACAGGTTACCCTGATTTCAGTTGGGGTTTCGTCTTATGAAAGTGCCGTGGATGCAGTACTGAAACTTGTCGCAGAAGGGGTGGGAGCCTTTGAATTGTGCGGTGGATTTGGACACCGGGGAACGGCTATGATCAGTGAGGCTGTCAAAGGTAAAGCGGTGGTTGGCGTAGTCAGGTTTGATATTCATCCCGGACTGGGAAACAAGAGTGGGGATGAAATTTTCTAG
- a CDS encoding ABC transporter ATP-binding protein has product MNTCQNKPVLEVEQVTKEYNHKNIIEGIDLYLNQGEFVTILGPSGCGKSTLFNIIAGLLTPETGKIFVNDAEVTGKTGIVSYMYQKDLLLPWRTVVDNGILPLEIRGIKKKEAREKVREMLPVFELESDGDKYPNQLSGGMKQRVSLLRTYMFSKEIMLLDEPFGGLDAITRLKMQAYLMEILKKIKGSVLFITHDIDEAIFLSDRIYVINGSPAHIVEEFKVPQKHKDTREALVSSELSQLRRDILKRL; this is encoded by the coding sequence ATGAATACCTGCCAGAATAAACCGGTGCTCGAGGTTGAACAGGTCACCAAGGAATATAATCACAAAAATATTATCGAAGGCATTGATCTTTACCTGAATCAGGGCGAATTTGTGACCATTCTTGGCCCCAGCGGCTGTGGAAAAAGTACCCTCTTTAATATTATTGCCGGACTATTGACGCCGGAAACAGGGAAGATCTTTGTGAACGATGCCGAGGTCACCGGAAAAACCGGAATTGTCAGCTATATGTATCAGAAAGACCTGTTATTACCCTGGCGAACCGTTGTCGACAATGGTATCTTGCCACTGGAAATTCGGGGAATCAAGAAAAAGGAAGCGCGCGAAAAAGTACGGGAGATGCTGCCAGTTTTTGAATTGGAAAGTGATGGCGATAAATACCCCAATCAGCTTTCCGGTGGCATGAAACAGCGAGTTTCGCTGCTGCGAACCTATATGTTTTCAAAAGAAATCATGCTGTTGGACGAGCCTTTCGGGGGACTGGATGCCATCACTCGACTAAAAATGCAAGCGTATCTGATGGAGATACTAAAAAAAATCAAAGGATCGGTTTTATTTATTACCCATGATATTGATGAAGCGATCTTTTTATCAGATCGTATTTACGTCATCAACGGCTCCCCGGCACACATTGTGGAAGAGTTCAAGGTACCCCAGAAGCATAAAGATACTCGGGAGGCTTTGGTCTCCAGTGAGTTAAGCCAGCTGCGCCGCGATATCTTAAAACGATTGTGA
- a CDS encoding ABC transporter substrate-binding protein — protein MKKKLMLIAVGILMIALTGCAQKEDEKITVVLDWVPNTNHTGLYVAQQLGYFEEEGLSVEIIQPSEGGSADLIAAGQGDFGISYQEQVTYARTAANPLPIQAIAAIIQHNTSGFASPADRNIIAPKDFEGKKYGGWGSPMEVATLKGLMEADNADFNQLEIVDVGALDFFTAVKEHVDFTWIFYGWDGVSAELQNDPINFIRLQDVDKNLDYYTPVIIANEDYLEKNPETTKKFLRAVSKGYQYAIENPEAAADLLLVENPEIDRDLAVASQKFLSGEYQSDAAKWGVMKSGIWENYGKWMYDHGLLENQLNADEAFTNEYLPE, from the coding sequence ATGAAAAAGAAATTAATGCTGATTGCAGTCGGAATACTGATGATTGCATTAACCGGGTGCGCTCAGAAAGAAGATGAGAAAATCACTGTAGTTTTGGACTGGGTGCCGAATACCAATCATACCGGACTCTATGTTGCCCAACAGTTAGGCTATTTTGAAGAAGAGGGTTTGAGTGTGGAAATAATCCAACCGTCCGAGGGCGGCAGTGCCGATCTTATCGCGGCTGGCCAGGGGGACTTTGGGATCAGTTATCAGGAACAGGTCACCTATGCAAGAACTGCCGCCAACCCACTGCCAATTCAAGCCATCGCTGCCATTATTCAGCATAACACCTCCGGGTTTGCCTCACCGGCTGATCGCAACATTATCGCTCCTAAAGATTTTGAAGGCAAAAAATACGGGGGCTGGGGTTCGCCGATGGAAGTAGCAACGCTGAAAGGATTAATGGAAGCCGACAATGCCGATTTTAATCAACTGGAAATTGTTGATGTGGGAGCCTTGGATTTTTTCACCGCAGTTAAGGAGCATGTCGATTTCACCTGGATCTTTTATGGCTGGGATGGGGTTTCAGCAGAACTGCAGAACGATCCTATCAATTTTATCCGTCTCCAGGATGTGGACAAAAATCTCGATTATTATACCCCGGTAATTATTGCCAATGAAGATTATCTGGAAAAAAATCCGGAAACGACCAAAAAGTTTTTAAGAGCAGTCTCCAAAGGCTATCAATATGCCATTGAAAATCCCGAAGCAGCGGCCGATCTGCTGCTTGTTGAAAACCCGGAGATTGACCGTGATCTGGCTGTGGCATCCCAAAAATTTTTGTCCGGCGAATATCAGAGCGATGCCGCAAAATGGGGCGTGATGAAGTCTGGTATCTGGGAAAACTATGGAAAATGGATGTATGATCATGGTTTACTGGAAAATCAATTGAATGCAGATGAGGCATTTACTAATGAATACCTGCCAGAATAA
- a CDS encoding ABC transporter permease, with the protein MRKYQNIADRLIPIVFILAMLILWQLVVDLGWVERYVLPSPTDIIKALVENWSEIMMHTGVTFFEGMVGLAVATTLSLLMAIAMDQFPMVKKAVYPVLVMSQTVPIIVIAPLLAMWFGFGIAPKIFVVVLVCFFPITVNLIEGLQSVDGELINLTRSMGASKRQIFTKIKFPSALPYFFSGLKIAATYSIMGAVIGEWLGGKAGLGVYMLRARHAFALDLVFASILVIVILSIGLFYGIAMIQRALMPWERLKEEEE; encoded by the coding sequence ATGAGAAAGTATCAAAATATCGCTGACCGATTAATACCGATTGTGTTTATTCTAGCGATGCTCATTTTATGGCAGCTGGTTGTCGATCTGGGATGGGTGGAAAGATATGTATTGCCATCACCAACGGATATAATTAAGGCTCTGGTTGAAAACTGGTCAGAGATTATGATGCACACCGGGGTGACTTTTTTCGAAGGCATGGTCGGGCTCGCGGTTGCCACTACTTTATCGCTGCTGATGGCCATTGCTATGGATCAATTCCCGATGGTCAAAAAAGCCGTCTATCCGGTGCTGGTCATGTCGCAAACGGTGCCCATTATTGTCATTGCCCCTTTATTGGCGATGTGGTTTGGTTTTGGGATTGCACCAAAAATATTCGTAGTGGTATTGGTTTGTTTTTTCCCGATTACCGTTAATCTCATTGAAGGACTGCAAAGTGTGGATGGCGAACTCATCAATCTGACGCGGTCAATGGGGGCGTCCAAGCGTCAGATTTTTACTAAAATCAAGTTCCCCAGCGCGTTGCCCTATTTTTTTTCGGGTTTAAAAATAGCGGCAACCTACAGCATTATGGGTGCGGTAATCGGAGAATGGCTGGGAGGAAAAGCCGGATTGGGCGTTTACATGCTCAGAGCAAGGCATGCATTTGCCCTGGATCTGGTATTTGCTTCAATTCTGGTCATTGTGATTTTATCGATTGGCCTTTTCTACGGGATCGCCATGATTCAACGGGCGCTGATGCCCTGGGAAAGATTAAAGGAGGAAGAGGAATGA
- a CDS encoding sigma 54-interacting transcriptional regulator, with protein MEPRTLMEKFKNGDELTQEMRYEIIDSYRLMDVALDSILNGLMIIDTDLKIKKINNKISELFQMCDDDIFKMDLNVVLKDIDIVNNILINKRKFSYSDITLFIGHKKIDCFLDITPVVFNNKVMGAVLVIRESKQVRKEINKLAGFRANYTFEKIITNNKTMMELITTAKRIAKTHCSVLIEGESGTGKELFAQSIHNESQRRNGPFIAINCAAIPKELVESEFFGYETGSFTGAIKGGMPGKFELANGGTLFLDEIGEIPLEMQPKLLRVLDENKVMRIGGNYERELDVRIIAATNRNLLNEMSKEAFRQDLYFRLNVINLRLPPLKRRQEDILVLGKYFLQQLNQENSGVSKYFSKKFEDRLLEYEWEGNVRELKNIVQRGYYMSTGDQIENIEVLLKDKEEKSQVSESEAETLKDLEKNSIEHALFLNNGNAVKAAEDLSISRATIYRKIKSYDIHVTGA; from the coding sequence ATGGAACCAAGGACGCTGATGGAAAAATTTAAAAATGGAGACGAACTGACCCAGGAAATGCGATATGAAATCATTGACTCCTACAGATTAATGGATGTGGCTCTGGATTCAATCCTCAATGGTCTGATGATCATTGATACAGATCTGAAAATTAAAAAAATCAATAATAAAATTTCAGAACTTTTTCAAATGTGTGATGATGATATTTTCAAGATGGATCTGAATGTGGTCTTAAAAGATATCGATATTGTCAACAATATTCTTATTAATAAACGAAAATTCAGCTACTCTGATATTACGCTTTTTATTGGGCATAAAAAAATTGACTGTTTTCTGGATATTACCCCAGTTGTTTTTAACAACAAGGTAATGGGAGCGGTATTGGTCATTCGGGAGTCCAAACAGGTCCGTAAAGAAATCAATAAGTTGGCCGGTTTTCGGGCAAATTATACCTTTGAGAAGATCATAACCAATAACAAAACCATGATGGAGCTGATTACCACCGCCAAAAGAATTGCTAAAACCCATTGTTCGGTACTCATTGAAGGGGAAAGCGGTACTGGCAAAGAACTTTTCGCTCAATCGATTCATAATGAAAGCCAGCGCCGAAACGGTCCCTTTATTGCCATTAATTGCGCAGCCATTCCCAAGGAGCTGGTGGAGAGCGAGTTTTTTGGATATGAAACCGGTTCATTTACCGGCGCTATCAAGGGTGGCATGCCGGGAAAATTTGAGCTGGCCAATGGCGGCACCTTATTTCTTGATGAAATCGGTGAGATTCCGCTGGAGATGCAACCCAAACTTTTACGGGTGTTGGATGAAAACAAGGTGATGCGGATTGGTGGGAATTATGAACGGGAATTGGACGTTCGAATTATCGCGGCAACTAATCGAAATCTTTTAAATGAGATGTCCAAAGAGGCTTTCCGGCAGGATCTTTATTTTCGGCTCAATGTTATAAATCTCAGGCTACCGCCTTTAAAAAGAAGGCAGGAAGATATTCTGGTATTGGGAAAATATTTTCTGCAGCAATTAAACCAGGAGAACAGTGGGGTTTCTAAATACTTTAGTAAAAAATTTGAGGATAGACTACTGGAATATGAATGGGAAGGTAATGTGCGTGAACTAAAAAATATTGTCCAACGCGGTTACTATATGTCAACCGGAGATCAGATTGAAAATATAGAAGTTTTGCTGAAAGACAAAGAAGAAAAATCACAAGTGTCCGAAAGCGAAGCCGAAACCTTAAAAGATCTGGAGAAGAACAGCATTGAACACGCTTTGTTTTTAAACAACGGCAATGCGGTAAAAGCGGCTGAGGATTTAAGCATCAGCCGAGCGACGATTTATCGAAAAATCAAATCCTATGATATTCATGTCACCGGCGCATAA